The following are encoded in a window of Gavia stellata isolate bGavSte3 chromosome 17, bGavSte3.hap2, whole genome shotgun sequence genomic DNA:
- the LPXN gene encoding leupaxin has product MEDLDALLAELEQSACPASKDCMLQASSSCKQDPATAGPPAPCGHEPLASAALKVQLPPRAQTPGEALKTAYSPIPVPQPLLPSPPPTAAAQQLDELLADLGHMQSKLAAVGQGAGVPAEPSPSLDNMLGSLTQDLQELGITAAPTGVCAACRKPIAGKVLTALGKTWHPEHFTCAHCGQELGGQPFFERGGRAYCEEDYHQAFSPRCAYCAGPIREKVLTALDQTWHPEHFFCAHCGKVFGDDGFHERSGKPYCRQDFLTMFASKCQGCERPVTDNYLSALQGIWHPECFVCAECLRGFASGSFFELEGRPYCELHFHQRQGSICHGCSRPVTGRCITAMGRKYHPEHFICAYCLGQLQKGTFREHGDKMYCQVCHNKLFL; this is encoded by the exons ATGGAGGATTTAG ATGCTTTGCTGGCAGAACTGGAGCAGAGCGCTTGCCCGGCCTCCAAAGACTGCATGCTGCAGGCGTCAAGCTCCTGCAAGCAGGATCCGGCCACAGCTGGGCCCCCAGCCCCCTGTGGCCATGAGCCACTTGCCTCGGCAGCCTTGAAG GTGCAGCTGCCACCTCGGGCTCAGACTCCAGGAGAGGCGTTGAAGACAGCGTACAG CCCCATACCGGTCCCGCAGCCGCTGCTCCCCTCACCTCCACCCACAGCGGCCGCCCAGCAGCTGGACGAGCTCCTGGCCGACCTGGGCCACATGCAGAGCAAG CTagcggctgtggggcagggagctggggtgccAGCGGAGCCCTCGCCCTCGCTGGACAACATGCTGGGCAGCCTCACCCAGGacctgcaggagctgggcatCACAGCCGCCCCCACCGGCGTCTGCGCCGCCTGCCGCAAGCCTATCGCTGGCAAG GTGCTGACGGCCCTGGGCAAAACCTGGCACCCCGAGCACTTCACCTGCGCCCACTGCGGGCAGGAGCTGGGCGGCCAGCCCTTCTtcgagcggggcgggcgggcatACTGCGAGGAGGACTATCACCAGGCCTTCTCCCCCCGCTGCGCCTACTGTGCCGGCCCCATCCGTGAG AAAGTCCTCACGGCCCTGGACCAGACCTGGCACCCCGAGCACTTCTTCTGTGCCCACTGCGGGAAGGTGTTCGGAGATGACG GTTTCCACGAGCGGAGTGGAAAGCCATACTGCCGCCAGGACTTCCTGACCATGTTTGCCTCGAAATGCCAGGGCTGCGAGCGCCCCGTGACAGACAATTACCTGTCAGCCCTGCAGGGCATCTGGCACCCCGAGTGCTTCGTGTGCGCG GAGTGCCTGAGAGGCTTCGCCAGTGGCTCCTTCTTCGAGCTGGAGGGTCGGCCCTACTGCGAGCTGCACTTCCACCAGCGGCAGGGCAGCATCTGCCATGGCTGCAGCCGCCCCGTGACTGGCCGCTGCATCACAGCCATGGGGCGCAAGTACCACCCCGAGCACTTCATCTGCGCCTACTGCCTGGGCCAGCTGCAGAAAGGCACCTTCCGCGAGCACGGCGACAAGATGTACTGCCAGGTCTGCCACAACAAGCTCTTCCTCTGA